Proteins encoded together in one Etheostoma cragini isolate CJK2018 chromosome 11, CSU_Ecrag_1.0, whole genome shotgun sequence window:
- the cnga4 gene encoding cyclic nucleotide-gated cation channel alpha-4, whose protein sequence is MIFPIVYNWVIIILRTCFTTIGLSYLPVWLTLDYLSDLMYMVDMIINIHTGYLDQGILVKDLTHLKKRYLYSKQFLLDLVSLLPTDILYFVFGIETPLVRINRLLRISRLDEALDRMETRTSYPNTFRISKLMIYIFVLIHWNACFYFALSSYMGFGSDLWVYPNVSEPEFASMRRQYFYCFWFSTLIFTTVGDFPEPKREEEHLFMTADLLIAVLVFASVVGNVGDVITSLRDRDNVFFPNHELVKAYLRSHVISKELRQRINNWYQHLYINKKIIRENEILQQLPIHLRTEIAVSVHLPTLSKVTIFQSCEKSLLEELVLKLTPQVFSPGEYVCRKGDVGHEMYIITNGKLAVVADDGVTEYAVLSESNFFGEISILNIKGNKSGNRRTANIRSIGYSDLFSLSKEDLTDVLSEFPAAKRHLEEKGRQILTKMGMLEETRDQEEAEKVETKINRLESNLEILQTKLARLMVELESSNHKAQARIEQLEWEVAALDTQLPKDEMEGEQGRGEGVGGEVGWEREEAEGEEEEEQGLEAKVKKQGQGEDGYDVTKEGDGESTKSTKEDVEGTVEGDKSALKDPDNEENKKEDDEGKKRKGDDRPGKGDGAEIEPEDEKEEKSGERESE, encoded by the exons GTTACTTGGACCAGGGCATCCTGGTCAAGGACCTAACTCATCTGAAGAAGCGCTACCTGTACTCTAAACAGTTTTTATTGGATCTGGTTTCCTTGCTACCCACCGACATCCTCTACTTTGTCTTTGGCATTGAAACTCCGCTAGTTAGGATCAACCGCCTTCTGCGCATTTCACGACTTGACGAGGCTCTGGATCGCATGGAGACGAGAACCTCCTACCCCAACACCTTCCGCATCTCCAAGCTCATGATCTACATCTTTGTGTTGATCCACTGGAACGCCTGTTTTTACTTTGCACTGTCAAGCTACATGGGCTTTGGCAGTGATCTTTGGGTTTACCCCAATGTCTCCGAACCAGAGTTTGCCTCCATGCGTCGTCAGTACTTTTATTGCTTCTGGTTCTCTACCCTGATTTTCACCACAGTGGGAGATTTCCCTGAACCAAAAAGGGAAGAAGAGCACTTATTTATGACGGCAGACCTGCTCATTGCTGTACTGGTGTTTGCATCGGTTGTTGGCAATGTTGGCGATGTCATTACAAGCCTAAGGGACCGTGATAATGTCTTCTTTCCTAACCATGAGCTG GTGAAGGCTTACCTGCGTAGCCATGTTATAAGCAAAGAGCTTCGTCAGCGTATCAACAACTGGTACCAGCATCTTTACATTAACAAGAAGATCATCAGAGAGAATGAAATCCTGCAACAGCTGCCCATACACCTGAGGACAGAGATTGCTGTCAGCGTTCACCTTCCCACACTCTCCAAAGTCACCATCTTCCAGAGCTGTGAGAAAAGTCTGCTGGAGGAGCTGGTGCTCAAACTAACACCTCAG GTGTTCAGTCCAGGAGAGTATGTCTGCAGGAAAGGAGATGTGGGCCATGAAATGTACATCATCACAAATGGCAAACTTGCAGTTGTAGCAGATGATGGGGTCACAGAGTATGCTGTGCTGAGTGAATCGAATTTCTTTGGCGAAATTAGTATCCTCAATATCAAAG GGAACAAGTCTGGCAATCGACGCACTGCCAACATCCGAAGCATTGGCTACTCTGACCTGTTCAGCTTGTCCAAAGAAGACCTGACAGATGTGCTATCCGAGTTCCCTGCAGCCAAACGTCACCTGGAGGAGAAAGGCAGACAGATCCTCACCAAGATGGGCATGTTGGAGGAGACCAGAGACCaagaggaggcagagaaagTTGAAACCAAGATAAACAGGCTGGAGAGCAATTTGGAAATCCTGCAAACAAAACTAGCTCGCCTTATGGTGGAATTAGAGTCGTCTAATCACAAGGCGCAGGCCAGGATAGAGCAGCTGGAGTGGGAGGTGGCAGCACTGGACACTCAGCTGCCGAAAGACGAGATGGAAGGAGAACAGGGAAGAGGTGAAGGGGTCGGAGGGGAGGTTGGATGGGAGCGAGAAGAGgcagagggggaggaagaagaagaacagggtttAGAAGccaaggtaaaaaaacaaggaCAGGGAGAAGATGGTTATGATGTGACCAAAGAGGGAGATGGGGAGAGCACTAAAAGTACAAAGGAAGATGTGGAAGGGACGGTGGAGGGAGATAAATCTGCACTCAAAGACCCGGAtaatgaggaaaacaaaaaagaagacgatgaagggaaaaaaagaaaaggagatgaCAGACCTGGGAAAGGAGATGGAGCGGAAATTGAACCTGAAgatgagaaagaagagaaaagtggagagagagaatctGAATAG